In one window of Rhizobium oryzihabitans DNA:
- a CDS encoding EAL domain-containing protein, with the protein MAPKSIFSSLVREVDGTWSTAYSPFNLKSALQPIFRRTMSGALDIDSFEGLVRPHRNGEPVTPGEFFSLVAPEDIENIDSILRTIHILNTGRLNRSRARIFVNFHPGLFQTPTKMRQEVERMRLAAHEAGMTADRIVCEISEKKASDTQMVADFAYHMHDIGFRVALDDYGAGDSDIDRVKLIKPDYVKFEAGWVRDFMQNSAGAALLRVIVSQFRNDGIEPVFEGLETSWQVELCEELGVLLMQGYVLAKPELAPTTFDARFPELGSEYFSPSPRADRNAAAPAFSRDERTPEAHPLRQTRTFGKRGL; encoded by the coding sequence ATGGCGCCCAAAAGCATCTTTTCCAGTCTTGTCCGCGAGGTCGATGGCACATGGTCCACGGCCTATAGCCCCTTCAACCTGAAATCGGCCTTGCAGCCCATTTTCCGCCGAACGATGAGCGGTGCGCTCGACATCGATTCCTTCGAAGGTCTGGTACGACCCCACCGCAACGGCGAACCGGTGACGCCGGGTGAATTCTTCTCGCTGGTGGCGCCTGAAGATATCGAAAATATCGACAGCATCCTGCGCACCATCCACATCCTCAATACCGGCAGGCTCAATCGCTCCCGCGCCCGCATCTTCGTCAATTTCCATCCCGGCCTGTTCCAGACCCCGACCAAGATGCGGCAGGAGGTTGAACGCATGCGGCTGGCCGCCCACGAAGCCGGCATGACCGCAGACCGCATCGTCTGCGAAATCTCCGAGAAAAAGGCGTCCGACACCCAGATGGTCGCGGACTTCGCCTACCACATGCATGACATCGGCTTTCGCGTGGCGCTGGACGACTATGGCGCCGGCGATTCCGACATTGACCGGGTAAAACTCATCAAGCCGGACTATGTGAAATTCGAAGCGGGCTGGGTGCGTGATTTCATGCAGAATTCGGCGGGTGCCGCCCTTCTGCGCGTCATCGTCAGCCAGTTTCGCAACGATGGAATAGAGCCAGTCTTCGAAGGGCTGGAAACCAGCTGGCAGGTCGAGCTGTGCGAGGAACTGGGCGTCCTGCTGATGCAGGGTTACGTTCTGGCGAAACCCGAGCTCGCGCCGACAACATTCGACGCACGTTTTCCCGAACTCGGCAGCGAGTATTTTTCCCCTTCGCCGAGGGCGGACAGGAACGCGGCCGCACCGGCATTTTCCCGGGACGAACGCACGCCTGAAGCGCATCCGCTGCGCCAGACCCGGACCTTCGGAAAACGTGGCCTCTGA
- a CDS encoding LysR family transcriptional regulator VtlR has translation MPLDWDKLRIFHAAAEAGSFTHAADKLHLSQSAISRQVSALEQDVGVKLFHRHARGLILTEQGELLYRTAHDVLLKLETVKMQLTETTEKPSGKLRVTTTVGLGQGWLTDKVQEFLQLYPEMSIQLILDNEELDVNMRHADCAIRLRQPQQSDLIQRKLFTVHMHVYAAPSYINRHGEPQSIEDLDNHRIISFGEPAPNYLLDVNWLENAGRSSDNTRTPHLQINSQTSIKRACLLGIGIACLPDYIVGRDPGLIQLSLAADIPSFDTYFCYPDEMKNAAKLKAFRDFVVAKARNWNF, from the coding sequence ATGCCATTGGACTGGGATAAACTGCGCATTTTTCATGCCGCAGCCGAAGCGGGGTCTTTTACCCACGCTGCCGACAAGCTGCATTTGTCCCAGTCGGCCATCAGCCGCCAGGTCAGCGCGCTGGAACAGGATGTCGGTGTGAAGCTGTTTCACCGCCACGCCAGAGGTCTCATCCTCACCGAGCAGGGCGAACTGCTGTATCGCACCGCCCATGACGTGCTGCTGAAGCTCGAAACCGTCAAGATGCAACTGACGGAGACGACGGAGAAGCCGAGCGGCAAGCTGCGCGTGACGACGACCGTTGGTCTCGGCCAGGGCTGGCTCACGGACAAGGTGCAGGAATTCCTGCAACTCTATCCGGAAATGTCGATCCAGCTCATCCTCGACAACGAGGAGCTGGATGTGAACATGCGGCACGCCGATTGTGCCATCCGCCTGCGTCAGCCGCAGCAATCGGACCTCATCCAGCGCAAGCTGTTCACGGTCCACATGCACGTCTATGCCGCACCGTCCTACATCAACCGCCATGGCGAGCCGCAGTCGATCGAGGATCTGGACAACCACCGCATCATCTCCTTCGGCGAACCCGCGCCCAACTATCTGCTGGATGTCAACTGGCTGGAAAATGCCGGACGTTCCTCCGACAATACGCGCACGCCGCATCTGCAGATCAACAGCCAGACGTCAATCAAACGCGCCTGCCTGCTGGGAATCGGTATCGCCTGTTTGCCGGATTACATCGTCGGGCGCGATCCGGGATTGATTCAGTTGTCCCTCGCCGCAGATATTCCCTCGTTCGATACCTACTTCTGTTACCCGGACGAGATGAAAAACGCAGCGAAACTGAAAGCCTTCAGAGACTTCGTCGTGGCAAAAGCACGAAACTGGAATTTCTGA
- a CDS encoding DUF2188 domain-containing protein: MTKVVYEIVEHDGGFAYRMNGAYSETFPSYADAVEAARIVAAEQQVEGDDEEISYQDERGQWHEEYSQGGDRPEAEVVDKTSSPARPF, from the coding sequence ATGACCAAAGTGGTCTATGAAATCGTCGAGCATGACGGAGGCTTCGCCTACCGCATGAACGGCGCTTATTCAGAAACCTTCCCTTCCTATGCCGATGCGGTTGAGGCTGCACGCATCGTTGCTGCCGAGCAGCAGGTGGAGGGTGATGACGAGGAAATCAGCTATCAGGACGAGCGCGGCCAATGGCACGAGGAATATAGCCAGGGCGGTGATCGGCCGGAAGCCGAGGTGGTCGACAAGACTTCATCTCCGGCCAGACCTTTTTGA
- a CDS encoding NAD(P)H-binding protein, whose amino-acid sequence MIYENQANAAENATPLALIVGANGGVGSQISKMLLQRGWRVRAMTRQPAQTAAADGVERVTGDAMNRQDVVGAAKDAKLIVHAVNPPGYRNWDRQVLPMLDNTIAAAEASGARIVFPGSVYNFGPDAFPLLTEDSPQKPFTRKGTLRVEMERRLKMASMRGIPVLIVRAGDFFGPDAKNNWFSQMLVRPGKPVRSVQNPAAPHAGHQWAYLPDVAETIGRLLDRAEELSTFAVYHMEGFWDFDGMQLTGAIERAVGHPVKRRRLSWLGIKLAAPFVPLFREVLEMQYLWQMPIRMSNRKLTDFLGAEPKTPIDVAVSATLASLGCLEEVPKAAGLHHPADAGGRV is encoded by the coding sequence ATGATATATGAAAACCAGGCAAATGCGGCTGAGAATGCCACGCCACTGGCCCTGATCGTCGGGGCGAATGGCGGTGTCGGCAGCCAGATTTCGAAGATGCTGCTGCAGCGCGGCTGGCGGGTGAGGGCGATGACACGTCAGCCGGCACAGACTGCTGCGGCGGACGGTGTGGAGCGCGTGACTGGCGATGCCATGAACAGGCAGGACGTGGTGGGGGCCGCAAAGGACGCGAAGCTTATCGTCCATGCGGTCAATCCTCCCGGATATCGCAACTGGGACAGGCAGGTGCTGCCAATGCTCGACAATACCATTGCCGCCGCCGAGGCCAGCGGTGCGAGGATCGTATTTCCGGGCAGCGTCTATAATTTCGGTCCGGACGCCTTTCCGCTTCTGACGGAAGACAGCCCGCAAAAGCCGTTTACCCGCAAGGGCACCTTACGTGTCGAAATGGAGCGGCGGCTGAAAATGGCGTCAATGCGCGGCATTCCCGTTCTGATCGTCCGCGCGGGTGATTTTTTCGGCCCGGACGCGAAAAACAACTGGTTTTCGCAGATGCTGGTGCGGCCGGGCAAGCCGGTTCGCAGCGTCCAGAATCCCGCAGCGCCCCATGCCGGGCATCAATGGGCCTATCTGCCTGACGTAGCCGAGACGATCGGACGGCTGCTTGACCGCGCCGAGGAGCTTTCGACCTTTGCGGTCTATCACATGGAGGGTTTCTGGGATTTCGACGGGATGCAATTGACCGGTGCGATCGAACGGGCCGTCGGCCATCCGGTCAAGCGGCGGCGGCTATCCTGGTTGGGCATTAAGCTGGCGGCGCCCTTCGTTCCCCTGTTCCGGGAGGTGCTGGAAATGCAATATCTCTGGCAGATGCCGATCCGGATGAGCAACCGCAAGCTCACGGATTTTCTCGGAGCGGAACCGAAAACACCCATCGATGTGGCGGTATCCGCGACATTGGCAAGCCTGGGTTGCCTTGAAGAGGTGCCGAAAGCGGCGGGCCTTCACCATCCGGCCGATGCCGGGGGCAGGGTGTGA
- a CDS encoding alkene reductase yields the protein MTSLFEPAQAGDIALANRIVMAPLTRNRSPGAIPNNLNATYYEQRATAGLIVTEGTPISQQGQGYADVPGLYKQEAVEGWKKITDGVHSAGGKIVAQIWHVGRISHTSLQPHGGQPVAPSAIPAKSKTYIINDDGTGAFAETSEPRALTIDDIGLILEDYRTGARAALEAGFDGVEIHAANGYLIEQFLKSSTNQRTDEYGGSIENRARFLLEVVDAVAEEIGAGRTGIRLSPVTPANDIFEADPQPLYNYVAEELGKRGLAFIHVVEGATGGPRDFKQGDKPFDYAAFKGAYRNAGGKGLWIANNGYDRQSAIEAVESGRVDAVAFGKAFIANPDLVRRLKDDAPLNEPNQPTFYGGGAEGYTDYPALG from the coding sequence ATGACAAGTCTTTTCGAACCGGCACAGGCCGGCGATATCGCACTCGCCAACCGTATCGTCATGGCCCCCCTTACCCGCAACCGTTCGCCGGGGGCAATTCCCAACAACCTCAACGCCACCTATTACGAGCAGCGTGCAACGGCCGGGCTGATCGTTACGGAAGGCACGCCGATTTCCCAGCAGGGTCAGGGCTATGCGGATGTTCCGGGCCTCTACAAGCAGGAAGCGGTCGAAGGCTGGAAAAAGATCACCGACGGCGTGCATTCGGCAGGCGGCAAGATTGTCGCGCAGATCTGGCACGTAGGGCGCATTTCCCACACGTCGCTCCAGCCGCATGGCGGCCAGCCTGTCGCCCCTTCGGCCATCCCCGCCAAATCGAAGACCTATATCATCAATGATGACGGCACCGGCGCCTTTGCGGAAACCTCCGAGCCGCGTGCACTGACCATCGACGATATCGGCCTTATCCTTGAAGATTACCGCACCGGCGCGCGCGCAGCACTTGAGGCCGGTTTTGACGGCGTCGAAATCCATGCCGCCAACGGTTATCTGATCGAGCAGTTCCTGAAATCCAGCACCAACCAGCGCACCGACGAATATGGCGGTTCGATCGAAAACCGCGCCCGTTTCCTGCTCGAAGTCGTTGACGCGGTTGCGGAAGAGATCGGCGCGGGCCGCACCGGCATCCGCCTTTCCCCCGTCACGCCGGCGAACGATATTTTCGAGGCCGACCCGCAGCCGCTTTATAACTATGTTGCGGAAGAACTCGGCAAGCGGGGCCTCGCCTTCATCCATGTCGTTGAAGGTGCAACCGGTGGTCCACGCGACTTCAAGCAAGGCGACAAACCCTTCGATTACGCCGCCTTCAAGGGTGCCTATCGCAATGCCGGCGGCAAGGGCCTCTGGATCGCCAACAACGGCTACGACCGCCAGAGCGCCATCGAGGCGGTGGAAAGCGGCAGGGTGGATGCCGTGGCCTTCGGCAAGGCCTTTATTGCCAATCCGGATCTGGTGCGCCGCCTGAAGGACGACGCGCCGCTGAACGAGCCCAATCAGCCGACCTTCTATGGTGGCGGGGCTGAAGGCTATACCGACTATCCGGCTCTTGGCTGA
- a CDS encoding pyridoxal phosphate-dependent aminotransferase codes for MAFLADILSRVKPSATIAVTQKARELKAKGRDVISLGAGEPDFDTPENIKEAAIEAIKRGETKYTPVSGIPELRKAIADKFKRENGLDYKPEQTIVGTGGKQILFNAFMATLNPGDEVVIPAPYWVSYPEMVAICGGTPVFVDTTLEDNFKLKPEALEKAITPKTKWFVFNSPSNPSGAAYSHDELKALTDVLVKHPHVWVLTDDMYEHLTYGDFKFVTPVEVEPSLYDRTLTMNGVSKAYAMTGWRIGYAAGPLPLIKAMDMIQGQQTSGASSIAQWAAVEALNGTQDFIPTNKKIFEGRRDLVVSMLNQAKGINCPAPEGAFYVYPSCAGMIGKTAPSGKVIESDVDFVSELLEAEGVAVVQGSAFGLGPNFRISYATSEALLEEACKRIQRFCADCR; via the coding sequence ATGGCCTTCCTTGCCGACATTCTCTCCCGCGTAAAGCCATCCGCCACCATCGCTGTTACCCAGAAAGCCCGCGAGCTTAAAGCGAAGGGCCGTGATGTGATCAGCCTTGGCGCGGGCGAGCCGGATTTCGATACGCCCGAAAACATCAAGGAAGCGGCCATTGAGGCCATCAAGCGCGGCGAGACGAAATACACGCCCGTTTCCGGTATTCCGGAACTGCGCAAGGCCATTGCCGACAAGTTCAAGCGCGAAAACGGCCTGGACTACAAGCCGGAGCAGACGATTGTCGGCACGGGCGGCAAGCAGATCCTTTTCAACGCCTTCATGGCCACCCTCAACCCGGGTGACGAAGTCGTCATTCCCGCGCCTTACTGGGTCAGCTATCCGGAAATGGTGGCGATCTGCGGCGGTACGCCCGTATTCGTCGACACCACTCTGGAAGACAATTTCAAGCTGAAGCCGGAAGCGCTGGAAAAGGCGATCACGCCGAAGACCAAGTGGTTCGTGTTCAACTCGCCGTCCAACCCCTCGGGTGCTGCCTATTCGCATGACGAGCTGAAGGCGCTGACGGACGTGCTGGTCAAGCATCCGCATGTCTGGGTGCTGACCGACGACATGTATGAGCACCTGACCTATGGCGATTTCAAATTCGTCACGCCGGTCGAAGTGGAGCCTTCGCTCTATGACCGCACGCTGACGATGAATGGCGTCTCCAAGGCCTATGCCATGACCGGCTGGCGTATCGGCTATGCCGCCGGCCCGCTGCCGCTGATCAAGGCCATGGACATGATCCAGGGCCAGCAGACCTCAGGCGCCAGCTCCATCGCGCAATGGGCGGCTGTCGAAGCGCTGAACGGCACGCAGGATTTCATTCCGACCAACAAGAAAATCTTCGAAGGCCGTCGTGACCTCGTCGTCTCCATGCTCAACCAGGCCAAGGGCATCAATTGCCCGGCACCGGAAGGCGCATTCTACGTCTATCCGTCCTGCGCCGGCATGATCGGCAAGACCGCGCCGTCGGGCAAGGTCATCGAGTCGGATGTGGATTTCGTCTCCGAGCTTCTGGAAGCCGAAGGCGTTGCCGTCGTGCAGGGATCGGCCTTCGGCCTTGGCCCGAACTTCCGCATTTCCTACGCCACGTCGGAAGCGCTGCTGGAAGAGGCCTGCAAGCGCATCCAGCGCTTCTGCGCTGATTGCCGCTGA
- a CDS encoding DUF1236 domain-containing protein, whose product MDKTLKMLMAGGAFALMAGYANAAMVATTASDISVRSGPGEDYPELGLATRGSNAVLDGCMEGSSWCRIEVNGLRGWAHADYLNVMYEGSPVVLEQRRSELSVPVVTYEKTSSVQAEPNPGDPNLGRVGDVDITPPEAVITYMDEHPADTVTFDGDVVVGTTLPSDTRLVEVPDYQYRYVRVNDVPVLVEPSTHRIVYVYQ is encoded by the coding sequence ATGGACAAGACGCTTAAAATGCTCATGGCTGGCGGCGCTTTCGCCCTCATGGCCGGTTATGCAAACGCCGCCATGGTCGCCACCACCGCATCGGATATTTCCGTTCGCTCAGGCCCGGGTGAAGACTATCCCGAACTCGGCCTTGCCACCCGTGGCAGCAATGCGGTTCTGGACGGCTGCATGGAAGGCAGCAGCTGGTGCCGCATCGAAGTCAACGGCCTGCGCGGCTGGGCCCATGCCGATTATCTGAATGTCATGTATGAGGGCTCGCCCGTCGTTCTCGAACAGCGCCGCTCGGAACTCAGCGTGCCGGTCGTGACATATGAGAAAACCTCGAGCGTGCAGGCGGAACCTAATCCCGGCGACCCGAACCTCGGCCGTGTTGGCGATGTGGACATTACCCCGCCCGAAGCCGTCATCACCTATATGGACGAGCACCCTGCGGACACCGTCACCTTCGATGGCGACGTCGTCGTCGGCACGACCCTGCCCTCCGACACCCGCCTGGTCGAAGTCCCCGACTACCAGTATCGTTATGTCCGGGTGAACGACGTGCCGGTTCTGGTCGAACCATCGACGCACCGGATCGTCTACGTCTATCAGTAG
- a CDS encoding calcium:proton antiporter gives MAGSILKQERMLLLAIPATIVAYMAEHTIFEAGKTASLIAAIALIGMIILVSMRVAHHAEILAAKVGDPYGTMILTLSAVAVEVLILAIIMSESSSPTLVRDTIYSAVMIDINGILGLAALLGGLRHGEQPYNDDSGKTYGVMILTAMGISMIVPEFIPDESWHVYSAFTIVAMIALYALFLKMQVGPHSYFFSYAYPRKAHPAGQPSDSHAEEEEEGSVSLSIGLIIAGVVLIGVLAEFMAAFLSESLEGTSAPPALMAVVVATISASPEILTALRSALRNRMQAVVNIAMGASLSTVILTVPVMEGIALYTGQPFIMAMTPVQTVMVFITLIAAAINLNDGETNAIEGMTHFILFATFIMLLFLGL, from the coding sequence ATGGCGGGTTCTATTCTGAAGCAGGAGCGCATGCTGCTCCTGGCAATACCGGCGACAATCGTCGCCTATATGGCCGAACATACAATATTCGAGGCGGGCAAAACGGCGTCTCTCATAGCCGCCATCGCACTCATCGGCATGATCATTCTGGTGTCCATGCGGGTTGCCCATCACGCCGAAATCCTTGCCGCCAAGGTCGGCGATCCCTATGGCACCATGATCCTGACACTGTCGGCAGTGGCGGTAGAGGTGCTGATCCTTGCCATCATCATGAGCGAATCCAGCTCGCCAACCCTGGTGCGCGACACGATCTATTCCGCCGTGATGATCGACATCAACGGCATTCTAGGTCTGGCCGCCCTGCTCGGCGGCCTGCGCCACGGCGAACAGCCCTATAATGACGATTCAGGCAAGACCTATGGCGTCATGATCCTGACTGCCATGGGTATCTCGATGATCGTGCCGGAATTCATTCCCGATGAAAGCTGGCATGTCTATTCCGCCTTCACCATCGTCGCAATGATCGCGCTTTATGCATTGTTCCTGAAAATGCAGGTCGGCCCGCACAGCTATTTCTTCAGCTACGCCTATCCCCGCAAGGCGCATCCGGCCGGTCAACCTTCCGACAGCCACGCAGAAGAGGAGGAGGAAGGCAGCGTCTCCCTCTCCATCGGCCTCATCATCGCCGGTGTGGTGCTGATCGGCGTGCTGGCGGAATTCATGGCGGCCTTCCTGAGTGAGAGCCTCGAAGGCACGAGCGCGCCACCGGCACTGATGGCGGTCGTGGTAGCGACGATCTCCGCCTCACCTGAAATCCTGACCGCCCTCCGGTCCGCATTGCGCAACCGCATGCAGGCCGTCGTCAATATTGCCATGGGCGCATCACTGTCGACAGTCATCCTCACCGTCCCGGTCATGGAAGGCATCGCGCTTTACACCGGCCAACCCTTCATCATGGCGATGACGCCGGTTCAGACCGTCATGGTCTTCATCACCCTCATCGCCGCCGCCATCAATCTCAATGACGGTGAAACCAACGCGATTGAGGGAATGACGCATTTCATCCTTTTCGCCACGTTCATCATGCTGCTGTTTCTCGGGCTTTAA
- a CDS encoding cold-shock protein gives MAETGTVKFFNTDKGFGFIKPDNGGADIFVHISAVQASGLSGLSENQKVSFDTEPDRRGKGPKAVNLQIAG, from the coding sequence ATGGCCGAAACTGGCACCGTAAAATTCTTCAATACAGACAAAGGCTTCGGCTTCATCAAGCCAGACAATGGTGGCGCTGATATCTTTGTTCACATCTCTGCTGTACAGGCTTCCGGCCTGTCCGGACTTTCAGAAAATCAGAAAGTGAGCTTCGACACGGAACCGGATCGTCGCGGCAAGGGCCCGAAGGCAGTCAATCTGCAGATTGCTGGCTGA
- a CDS encoding DUF6220 domain-containing protein: MATAVNGMSARRRLFAVISTIVPVLIFAQVLLAGLSIYYDGSLISLHKGLGMLIAIPIVSLVVLALRYDEVRPNLARAVALLALYCLQVALMSIGRETGNGLLQALHVANAFVMGAFSDFAARQARSLS; this comes from the coding sequence ATGGCGACCGCAGTGAACGGGATGTCCGCTCGGCGCCGACTATTCGCCGTGATTTCGACGATCGTGCCGGTGCTGATTTTTGCGCAGGTGCTGCTGGCCGGACTGTCGATCTATTATGACGGATCGCTGATTTCGCTGCACAAGGGGCTTGGCATGTTGATCGCCATTCCCATCGTGTCGCTGGTGGTCCTTGCCCTGCGTTACGACGAGGTGCGGCCGAACCTTGCCCGTGCGGTCGCGCTGCTGGCTCTCTACTGCCTCCAGGTGGCACTGATGAGCATCGGGCGGGAAACCGGAAATGGCCTGCTGCAGGCGCTGCATGTGGCCAACGCCTTCGTCATGGGTGCGTTTTCTGATTTTGCGGCGCGGCAGGCGCGCAGCCTGTCCTGA
- a CDS encoding ArsR/SmtB family transcription factor: MNPEEILKALSHPARLKFLEWLKCPENHFCQDHPLSMGVCANQFQISGLSQSTVSSHLAVLQAAGLIRSKKVGQWVFFERNEETIDAFRNYLQANL; this comes from the coding sequence ATGAACCCGGAGGAAATCCTCAAAGCCCTTTCCCACCCTGCAAGGCTGAAGTTCCTTGAATGGCTGAAGTGCCCGGAAAATCACTTCTGCCAGGATCATCCGCTCAGCATGGGTGTATGCGCCAACCAGTTTCAGATCAGCGGCCTGTCGCAATCGACCGTGTCGTCGCATCTGGCGGTTCTGCAGGCGGCTGGCCTGATAAGGTCGAAGAAAGTTGGGCAATGGGTGTTTTTCGAACGCAACGAGGAAACCATCGACGCCTTCCGCAATTATCTGCAAGCCAATCTTTGA
- a CDS encoding MBL fold metallo-hydrolase — protein sequence MGKLQAGIIPVTPFEQNCTILFDQDTKEGVVVDPGGDVDVILQVVSENGITLKEIWLTHGHLDHAGGADELREKLSLPVIGPHEDDRPLLERVEAQAEKYGISGLRNVLPDQWLKEGDKVSFGDHVFEVYHCPGHAPGHVIYYNRDQQFAHVGDVLFAGSVGRTDLPGGNHEQLMASIRDKLLPLGDDVGFICGHGPGGRLGEERRANPYLKGI from the coding sequence ATGGGAAAGTTGCAGGCGGGCATTATTCCGGTCACCCCGTTCGAACAGAACTGCACCATTCTCTTCGATCAGGATACCAAGGAAGGGGTCGTGGTTGATCCCGGCGGGGACGTGGACGTCATCCTTCAGGTGGTCTCCGAAAACGGCATCACCCTCAAGGAAATCTGGCTGACGCACGGGCATCTCGACCATGCCGGCGGCGCCGATGAATTGCGCGAAAAGCTCTCCTTGCCGGTAATCGGTCCGCATGAGGACGATCGGCCGCTGCTGGAGAGGGTCGAGGCGCAGGCCGAAAAATACGGCATCAGCGGCCTTCGCAATGTTTTGCCGGACCAATGGCTGAAAGAGGGTGACAAGGTTTCCTTCGGCGATCATGTGTTCGAGGTCTATCATTGCCCGGGTCACGCTCCGGGCCACGTCATCTATTACAATCGCGACCAGCAATTTGCCCATGTCGGTGACGTGCTGTTTGCAGGATCGGTCGGCCGCACGGATCTGCCGGGTGGAAACCATGAGCAATTGATGGCATCCATTCGCGACAAGCTGCTGCCGCTCGGCGATGATGTCGGTTTTATCTGCGGCCATGGGCCGGGCGGGCGGCTGGGTGAGGAGAGGCGCGCCAATCCCTATCTCAAGGGTATCTGA
- a CDS encoding DMT family transporter translates to MTRIQANMLLLLAAAIWGGGFVAQSSAMASIGPFWFVGLRFAIAAIAVLPFAMMETRSKKSPPRRREIGSFILVGLALFGGATTQQVGLLTTTVTNSSFLTGLYVIFVPVIAVVLYRRHPHWIVWPCALMMLGGIFLLSGGAFETLTRGDILSIICAFFWAIQITLAGRFVSESERPLALSCTQFAVCSLLSCMIGVVFEPISMASIEASLAEILYVGLVSSGLAFVLQVIGQRYTTAPQAAIFLSSEALFGALLASVFLKETISNAGYVGCLIIFVAILIVELVPELTRKRQKSMAGTA, encoded by the coding sequence ATGACGCGTATTCAGGCCAATATGCTGCTTCTGCTCGCCGCAGCGATCTGGGGAGGTGGCTTTGTCGCCCAATCCTCCGCCATGGCCTCGATCGGCCCGTTCTGGTTCGTCGGCCTGCGTTTCGCCATTGCCGCCATCGCCGTTTTGCCATTTGCGATGATGGAAACCCGTTCGAAAAAATCGCCGCCGCGCCGCAGGGAGATTGGCAGCTTCATTCTCGTGGGCCTCGCCCTGTTTGGCGGCGCCACCACCCAGCAGGTCGGGCTTTTGACCACGACCGTCACTAATTCCAGCTTCCTGACCGGGCTCTACGTCATCTTCGTTCCGGTCATCGCCGTCGTCCTTTACCGGCGCCACCCCCACTGGATCGTCTGGCCCTGCGCCCTGATGATGCTGGGTGGCATTTTCCTGCTCTCCGGCGGCGCGTTCGAAACGCTGACGCGCGGCGATATTCTCAGCATCATCTGCGCCTTCTTCTGGGCGATCCAGATCACGCTCGCGGGCCGTTTCGTCTCCGAAAGCGAGCGGCCTCTGGCGCTTTCCTGCACCCAGTTTGCGGTTTGCTCCCTTTTGAGTTGCATGATCGGGGTGGTCTTCGAACCCATCAGCATGGCGTCCATCGAGGCATCGCTGGCGGAAATTCTCTATGTCGGCCTCGTTTCCTCCGGCCTCGCCTTTGTGCTGCAGGTCATCGGCCAGCGTTACACGACGGCGCCGCAGGCGGCGATATTCCTGTCCTCAGAGGCGCTTTTCGGCGCTTTGCTGGCCTCGGTTTTCCTGAAGGAAACCATTTCCAACGCAGGTTATGTCGGCTGCCTGATCATTTTCGTCGCCATATTGATCGTCGAACTGGTGCCGGAGCTGACGCGAAAGCGGCAAAAATCCATGGCTGGAACGGCCTGA
- a CDS encoding LysR family transcriptional regulator, whose amino-acid sequence MTRSRDISWDFYRTFLSVLSDGSLSAAARELGITQPTAGRHIGALEEAVGFPLFIRSPHGLMPTEAALALRPYAENLAATTAALMRAASGEVGKIEGTVRISASDIIGVEMLPPIIAAMQEVHPRLEIELSLSDTLEDLLRREADIAIRMTEPQQDAIVMRYIGNFRLGFHATRDYLAKAGAPESMEDLNHHRMVGFDRKTPFIRAAIQRMRSLDPEIPDIEEISFEIRADSNLAQLAMIRASAGIGVCQIGLARKDPRLVQVLPKIDIPLHTWVAMHENLKTSPRCRAVFSALVEGLKLHLKETDPNAPPQRR is encoded by the coding sequence ATGACCAGAAGCCGTGACATCAGCTGGGATTTCTATCGCACCTTCCTCAGCGTGCTAAGCGACGGTTCGCTTTCCGCCGCCGCCCGCGAACTCGGCATCACCCAGCCGACGGCGGGACGCCATATCGGCGCGCTGGAAGAGGCTGTCGGCTTTCCGCTCTTCATCCGCTCGCCGCACGGCCTGATGCCGACGGAAGCAGCGCTGGCACTGCGGCCCTATGCGGAAAATCTGGCAGCGACGACCGCAGCCCTCATGCGCGCGGCCTCGGGCGAGGTGGGCAAGATCGAAGGCACCGTGCGTATCAGCGCATCGGATATTATCGGTGTGGAAATGCTGCCGCCGATCATCGCAGCCATGCAGGAAGTTCATCCGCGTCTTGAAATCGAGCTTTCGCTCTCCGATACGCTGGAAGACCTTTTACGGCGTGAGGCCGATATAGCCATTCGTATGACCGAACCGCAGCAGGATGCGATCGTCATGCGCTACATCGGCAATTTTCGCCTGGGATTTCATGCGACGCGCGATTATCTGGCAAAAGCCGGCGCCCCGGAAAGCATGGAGGACCTCAACCACCACCGCATGGTCGGTTTCGACCGCAAGACGCCCTTTATCCGGGCGGCTATTCAGCGGATGCGTTCGCTCGATCCGGAAATACCTGATATTGAAGAGATTTCCTTCGAAATCCGCGCCGACAGCAATCTCGCCCAGCTTGCCATGATCCGCGCCAGCGCAGGCATTGGCGTCTGTCAGATCGGTCTGGCACGCAAGGACCCACGTCTCGTCCAGGTCCTTCCGAAAATCGACATTCCACTGCACACCTGGGTCGCGATGCACGAAAATCTCAAGACCTCGCCGCGATGCCGTGCCGTGTTCAGCGCCCTTGTCGAAGGCCTCAAGCTCCATCTCAAGGAAACCGATCCGAACGCTCCGCCGCAACGGCGCTAG